Genomic DNA from Mycobacteroides chelonae CCUG 47445:
CTGACCCGGGCGACCCGCCAGGTGAATAAGCGCGCGGGGGTTTTCGTCGCCGATATCGCCCACTAAATATTCATCGGCTGTTGAATTTCTGGTGGATCGTGCCCATACTGAGGCGTGCCTGATTTCGAACAGCTGGTCCGTGACCGGTCCTCGATCCGTGATTTCCTGTCGACACCTGTCCCCCGCGATGTCCTGGTGGGCGCCCTGGAGACGGCACAGCACGCGCCATCGAACTCGAACATCCAGCCGTGGCGCGTCGTCATCGCGGAAGGCGCGATACGCGAGCGTCTGAGCGAGTCGTTGGTGGCCTGCGTACGCACCAACGGACTGGGCCGCATGGAGCTGCCCGACGAGTACAACGCCCGGCGGTTCGCGGTCGGAGTCCAGGTCTACGGGGCACTCGGCGTCCAGCGCGACGATGCCGAGGCACGTTTCGAGGCCGGACTGCGGAACTTCAGGTTCTTCGGAGCACCCACCGCCGCCATTGTCGGCGTGGACTCACGCCTGGGCCTGGCCGATATCGCCGGAGTCGGCATGTACTTGCAGACGCTTGCCCTGGCCCTGCAGTCGCGCGGTGTCAGTTCATGCATGCAGGTCGCTCCTGCCATGTTTCCCGAAGCGATTCGCCCGGTGCTCAAGCTGCCCGAATGCCTGAATCTGATCTGCGCGGTGTCCATTGGCTATGCGAATCCCGATGCACCGGTGAATTCTGTACGCGCCCCGCGCGACCCGGTCGGCGCCAATGTCACGTTCCTGGAATGAGGAACTCCTGTTCAGGACGGCCGGTGGTGCCGTACCGCAGCCGCATCTGCAACTCTGAACTTCCCACCAGCGAGGCCAGGTAGCGCTGCGCGGTCGCACGTGAGATCCCCACCTCCACGGCGACTTCCGCAGACGACATGGGCGAGCGCGCATCCCGAATCGCGTGTAGGACGATCTGTTTGGTCGGCGACGCCGCGGCCGCGGCGCGCGGCATGCCGACACTCGGCCGCAGGGACTCCAACGCGGCATCCACCTCGGCGCCGCTGAGCTCGTCACTGTGCAGAATCTTGCGGTAACGGGCGTATGCGGTCAGCCGCGCCACCAGCGAGGCATTGGCGAATGGCTTCACCAGATAGCTCACGGCACCGGCGATCAGTGCCTGCCGGATCGTGACGCCGTCGGCCGCCGCCGACAGGACCATCGCATCACAGCGCAATTCGCGCACGAAATCGATCCCGGAACCGTCTGGAAGGTACACATCGACCAGCGCCAGATCTATCGTGCTCGACCTCGTCACATCGTGAGCGGCGCCGATGCTGTTGACCGTGGCCACAACAGTGAATCCCGGTACTGCACCGACAATCCCGGCATGCAAGTTGGCCACCCGGAAGTCATCGTCGACGATCAGCACCTTGATCGTGGTTTCGGTCATCCCGGGTCCTTCCCGTCGGTCTCGGCCATCACCGATGGCATTCGTGCGCTGAATTCCGCACCCGCAAGCCCGGGGCCTGCCCCCGCTGCCGCTGCCAGCCACACATCGCCGCCCAGCCCCCGGGCGATCTGACGCGACAACGCCAGGCCCACTCCGCGGCCACCCGGCACTTCGGCATGCGCCTTGGTCGAGATCCCTTCTGCGAAAAGATCATCCGCTACGCATTCGGCAACGCCGTCGCCGCTGTCGGCGACACTGATGTGCAGCGTCGAACCATCCTGAACCACACCGACCTCGACCCGATGTTGCGAGTCGGCCCCGGTGCGTGCGGCATCGATCGCATTGTCGATCAAATTGCCCAGCACAGTCGTGACATCAACGGGATGTACGAGAGTGCCGGATACCCACGTGTTGTCGGCCAGT
This window encodes:
- a CDS encoding response regulator, with translation MTETTIKVLIVDDDFRVANLHAGIVGAVPGFTVVATVNSIGAAHDVTRSSTIDLALVDVYLPDGSGIDFVRELRCDAMVLSAAADGVTIRQALIAGAVSYLVKPFANASLVARLTAYARYRKILHSDELSGAEVDAALESLRPSVGMPRAAAAASPTKQIVLHAIRDARSPMSSAEVAVEVGISRATAQRYLASLVGSSELQMRLRYGTTGRPEQEFLIPGT
- a CDS encoding nitroreductase — encoded protein: MPDFEQLVRDRSSIRDFLSTPVPRDVLVGALETAQHAPSNSNIQPWRVVIAEGAIRERLSESLVACVRTNGLGRMELPDEYNARRFAVGVQVYGALGVQRDDAEARFEAGLRNFRFFGAPTAAIVGVDSRLGLADIAGVGMYLQTLALALQSRGVSSCMQVAPAMFPEAIRPVLKLPECLNLICAVSIGYANPDAPVNSVRAPRDPVGANVTFLE